The window TGCTGCTGGTCCCCTTCAACAAGTTTCTCGCGTCTCGCATCCTCAGCAACAACCAAGACATGCTCCGCTACAAAGACGCCCGCGTCAAGGTGAGCTCCAATTTCAAACGGCGGGAAAAGCGCCGGGGTCGGACGGCCTCCGCGGGAATCGTGATTTGGTGATTTGACAGACGTCCCcatacttttgtccatgtggTACCAGCTGATGACTGAGATCCTGTTTGGGATCCGCGTCATCAAGTTCTACGGCTGGGAGGACCACTTTGCCCGAAAGGTGGCGGAAAGTCGACGCGGGGAGCTGTCCCACCTCCGAACCGTCAAGTACCTGGACGCCATGTGCGTGTACACGTGGGCCGCGCTGCCCGTCCTCATCTGCATCCTCACCTTCCTCACGTACGTGCTCCTGGGACACCAGCTCACCGCCGCCAAGGCAAGCGCAACAACTTTGATACGCTTGTTTGTGTGCAAGCATTCGTAATGTGTGCGTGGGAGTGACAATGTGGTGTAAACAACATGTTTGACTAACAAATACGTTTAAAAATAGTATAAACAAACTTGCaaatacaattaatcacaaaaattgcaaataaacattgtttgcttccttaaggtataatgtaggccaaatgctaaaaacaaaaatgtccacgCGTAGACTGCAgggtgccattgacggctggtTTGCCCCCTGCAGGTGTTTACCACGTTGGCGCTCGTGGGCATGCTGATCGTCCCGCTCAACGCGTTCCCGTGGGTGTTGAACGGCATCCTGGAGGCCAAGGTGTCGCTGGAGCGCATCCAGCGCTTCTTCAGACTCACCAACCGCAATCTGCAGGCCCACTATGCCCTGGGTAGGCCCCGCCTCTCGCCGCCGACGCCGTCAGGACGTCACATCTGTCGTCATCTCGTAGCTGGCGTATTGTGATGCcgtagtgtttgtttgtttgatctGCAGTGTGGCCTGAAGACAACCACACGGCGGTGCTGTTGAGTCGGGGCACGTTCAGCTGGCAGGGGCCCCAGGGGGACATTGAAGCGGAAGACGGGGCCCCCTGTGGACGTCTGCTGCTACTGCAGAACCTCAATCTTAATGTCAGAAAGGTACACAAAACGCCAGACGATTTGCAACTACGGCGTTGCCATGACGACGTTTGTGTCCGTTCATGCGCGTGTGCTGTTTTTTAGGGCTCCCTGACTGTGGTGGTCGGAAAGGTGGGTTGCGGAAAGAGCTCCTTGCTGGCAGCCATTACCGGAGAACTCAACAGGTAAAGCAACAACAGACAgactaattaataaataaaaagtgtcataagatcattttaaatttacaGTAAGAGTTATTGTTTTTGAATActatatacaattttaaatattaataaaataccatgttacctttttttaaattaaagaaatatctggtttaataatcatttaaataattatcttttttaacatttattttgtatatttatttatattcatgtCTTTATTTAATCATAGGTAGAGTTATTCTTTAAAGGAATATGTTTTTTAACTGCTGTGACACCTAAATTCTCCCTTCTGAAGGTCAAAGtaagatttatttataaaaatgtcagttttgttctgtttttccgGCTTACACTGCTAGGTGGCGCCACAGTGTGTCATTTGACATAAGATGCTGGGGAAATTGATTTTGAAATAGTTGGTCAattatttgtaatttgtaaCATCAAAACATTTGCATGAATTATTACCTATTTTAATAAACAACCTTACATACAATATTGGTAGaattgttacatttttaaaaagtatttggtttaattaggatttaatgtataatttattAGTAATTAGATATTTTTCACAATTGCTACAATTCAAATtgtgaaatatttcattacAGATGATTTtggtaaaatacaaaataattttcaaatatTGAAATGAGgtagaaataaaacaaagtggttatgaatttttttttttgttgtccaaATGAGTAGTGTGTTTTCCAAATGCAATGTGGCCTTTGAGCCCAAACGCTTGCCAGGCCGGCTGGTCTTCGGCACGTGACGCCCGCGTCTGCGCCTCCGGCAGGCACAGCGGCGTGGTGTACGTGGCGGATCGCGACGGCGGCCTGGGCCTGGCCGCGCAGGAGCCGTGGATCCAGCACGCCTCCGTGCGGGACAACATCCTGTTTGGCAAAAGCTTCGACGCGTCCTTCTACCAGGCCGTGGTGGAGGCCTGCGCCCTGGCCGACGACCTCGCTGTAAGTGCAAACTTGTTACACGGACAAGCTTCAacaatgttctttttctttttgtttacctTCCGCTAATTACCACTTTTCTTACAAATGCAcatttccattgaaatgaagatATTTTCCGAACTTTTCATCCTTACACATGTCTCAACCTATCAAATGACTATTACTCACTAATTATTCAAACCTTTCCATCGACAAAATGTTCAGCTCGTTTGGGAAATATTGGAAAGTATCAAATTCTCACTTTTCAAAATTCCACATTTCCTTATCCAAAGCAAATGTACCTGAACCTTCAATGTTATCCAATCCGTTTCCTCCTCTAATGGTTCAGTTCATTCAGAAATTCTTGagttctgttttatttttcactccACACTTTATGAAACACAAATTCATGACtgaaattgaacatttttaccACATTGAAGATGTCCtcctgctttgaatgacaatcAAATCCGCAGAGAAAGGTTCTCTCATTACCATATTTAATGATTGCTCAGGCTCGTCTGACATATTGGAAACTACTAGACTACCTTTTCAGTAATTCAACATTTGTTCCTGACAGttgccaaaacaaaagagaTGTTTTCAAAATTGAACACATCCCTCCACATTGCTTTATTTGTTGAATTATGAATCAATTGAGACATTTAACAAATTTACAGAATCCTTCCACATTTCCtaatttcattcattccaacttcaaagagtttaactcattcagggCATTACCACAACTATTTCTAAACATTCCCACTTTGCCCTTAAGtccacatttgtcatttttcaatttttcatgACAATCACCACACaaatgcacatacagtattttgtctACAGTACTTGGGTTAATCTTTCCATGATGCTCAACCAATTCAAAGCACTCCAACTTCCAAATCTTCAGCTCATTCGTAACACACGCTCAAGTATTTTTCACATCCTCCAAACGGACCATGATTCCATATTTGCAACCAAATTCCCCAAATAAGAGACAGTTTACCGGTACATGTTTATGTGGTAACAATTGTGCATTCCATACTTTGCAAATCTCATTACGTTAGCAGCACAATGCACAGAAATTGCTTTTCTGTAATTATTGTAAGTGTTGTGTCAACTCGTGACAGATTTTGCCAGACGGCGACCGCACGGAAGTGGGCGAGAATGGCGTCACACTGAGCGGAGGCCAGAAGGCCCGATTGGCCCTCGCCAGGGCCGTTTACATGGTGAGGCGCTCTTGACATCCGAACCGCAACCAAAGGAACGTCAAACAATAACGTGACTTGAATGTGTCGATTGGCGCGTGCAGGACAAAGACGTGTACCTCCTGGACGACCCGCTGGCGGCGGTGGACGCCGAGGTGGCTCGGCACCTCATGCGCAAGTGCATCCTGGAGCAGCTGGCGGGAAAGACCAGAATCCTTTGCACGCACCGCGTGGAACTGGCGCACGTCGCCGACACGGTCGTCCTCATGGACAACGGCACCATCGTTAGCACGGGTAAACTTTAGCATTTATTCATGATGGTTATGTTATGCACAAGGTGCACTTAGCATAATCCATACGACATTGAGCAGTCCAATATTGCTATCATTGACATTGCACAGTCAACATCAACGCCACACAAAAGATACCTTCAATCGATAATTTAATATGATAAAAGAATGCTAACTTATTATGCTTATTAaccaatttgctcccaaaaacgtataaatacgttctattttaagtgtcccaaagacgtatttataagttttttaaaaatgcatagggttcaccaattctggtcctgcaggttttagatgtttccacctaccagcacacctgatactaaagatcaggattgtCATCAGgcatgctaatgagctgattatataaaTCACGTGTGCTAATGGGCGgaccttgaggaccggaattTGTGATTCCtgtgctagaacatacagaaggctttgatgcagcctctcaactgcacagaacgattgaagcaatggtagttattacaaaaacggccagcaggtgggaagcggtgtataagagatcaaccagggccatgttgcaaacaagctatttaccccacagttctaaacagatttgtgaataatgatgaaactgagctatattctaatgctaattgctgcaaaatggaaacagatagaaatatactttttttcctgacgaaagaagagtctctaatctttcttttggtaggttccatgtttttatagcaatagaacacaatattctgtgggccttgcaaaatcagtcaaaatccagtaaaacagccgggagcgaaggggattgcttcagtgtaaatggctgccagtgaatgagttaaaatagtaCAAAGATGGAAACAGCCGGTTTAagttaaattgttttgtttttttaaatctatatatatatatatcgactTGTAGGAacttgaccatatttggacatagtGAGTTTGCTCTGCGGCAGCAATCAATGGCTTACTAGAATTTATAGTTGGGGGccttttctgccttttcttcTTGGTCCTAAATCCACTGCATGTTTTACAGTACAGCTCTAAATTTGGACTTCTCTCTCGATCGTAAACCCCGCCTAAAATCTGATTGCTTCAAATTTGAAGTGATGAAGCGCATGCGCAAATGATACTGCGCCCTCTCGTGGGCTGGAATGTCGGTGCCGTTTCTACCCAACACTGGCACAAAAGGCAAAATGAATGCCGTCTTTTCCGGACAGCGTGAAGGGCACCAAATGTGACATTGCGGTCTCCGTTGTTGCGTTCAGGTTCGCCTGCAGAAATCCTTCCTTTGCTCGAAGCCGAAGCAAGCCAAGCCAACAAGAAGCACGACAGCAAAGAAAAAGGTGCACAAAGTGCAGATATTTCTTTGAAAATGGTTTCATTGTGACGCTGGTACCTTTTTTGTGTCAACagaagaggatgaagaagaagaagagcagatTTCCCCCAAACAGCTTCGTCTGGAAGATGGCGGCGGCGAATGTTTGGACTCTGAGAAGAAGGAAGCGGGAGGCCTATCGTGGAACGTGTACCACGCCTACTGGGCGGCAATGGGCGGAGTCCTGGCCAGCGCCGTTTTGCTGTCGTTGCTCGCCATGCAAGGTTTGTGCTACCTCCGAAGGCGCCGTCACGTGCGAAAGGCGCCGACGGGCGAGCTAGTACACAACCAAAACGCTGTGTGAGCTTTAGCATCTGATGCTCGCTTCTCCCAGCGTGTCGTGTTGAAAGCAATCGGCGCTGTCATTCTtttgtacggaagaggattagggttagtgaagagggagaaaaaaaaagaagcttggcaggattctgactttattctcagaattctcactttaatgccggaattctgatttaaagtgagaataatagtagcactaataaaatcagaaatctcactttaaagtcataattctgcgatacaagtcagaattctgagataaaGTCCAATTGAGCAACACTTCATCAACTTGAAGTGTGCTAAAGGTGGCTCTTAAATACTAGTTGAGCcatttgagtgacatttgaactttttgtcAGGAACAAATCATGTCTATTGTCGAAGAATAAAACCCCCAAATttgatcataataataatcatatgcTTAAAGGCATTTCAAACAAGTTTAGAGTTGAGTTTGtaggttttgttttattttaccgccaatattttctctttttctgcaaatgaatatcagctccgAGTAATGGTTATCAGCGTCCTTGACtacgaataataataataatgccccTGAAAAAAACCTATTGATCCAGTTGTCTGGCGTGGGACGGATTTTGTAGCTGTCGAAAGGCTGCCGCAGATGTTTGTGTTGTGACGCAGCCTCCAAGAACGCGTCGGACTGGTGGTTGTCTTACTGGATCGGGGCGCTGAAGAGCAACGCGTCCGCCGGGAGCAACCGTTCCTGCTGCCGCGACGTGGACTCGCCTCGCCTGCTGCTCTACTCGGGCGCAACTTTAATGTGAGCATGTGTTCAGAATATTTGCATTTGCGCTTGCAGTCATGTTCTCCATCGGTTTCTTAATAAGGTGCTCCGAAAGGCACTTAAAAAAGAACCCACTGACTATAGGGATGGAACCATATCCAAATACGATACCATGTGAAATTCACGATACGATAATAATcgcgatattgtggggaggttggctatatatatatatatatatatatatatttaagaaaaaagccggatattgtgcttttgtacatattgGCCCCGTTCACAAGCACATTACGTTCACCTTCATCTGACTTTTAGTGTGGATTTGAAACacagaagggccaaaacatgccttgtgaaaattaaactgcactaaaaaaaactagccaccagagggtgctagaactgcacaaatggaaatcaactggatatttttaacagatgtgctgcttttaatgtcttgacatgacgacgatgatattgtggcagttttaaaattgtgataTTGCCATTCATTGTTACATTCCTAATTAATCAACAATTAATTATAAAGATAAACATTACACAACACTACAATGCTAACTTTACTACTGTGTTAGTGATTGAAAACTGATCATTTCGACTCGCGTCtaaaactgttaaattccttgttaaactgccccccccccgaccccatTTCAATTATTCAGCATTTCTTTAGAAGTTATttgtatgtaatgtatgtattgtttttttaaaaggagtgggataaaaatgtttttatttttcctaacatgctgaataatcgtgattacaACAATGATCAAAACTAATCGCAATCATCACTTTGGCCAAAATCGTGCAGCCCTAATTTTTCATCTGGGAAAACatgaaatgatttgatttttgcCACAGTAACTTTGGACTTGCTTGAAACTTCCACACGTGACTTACCGAAAACCCATCAGGTCTCCTTTATCGCCGCCGCCGGACCCGAGCAGCGAGGTGCGCTTCTACCTGGGCGTGTACGGCGCCATAGCGGGAGCCAACAGCGTCTTCACCGCCCTGCGAGCGTTCCTCTTCGCCTACGGCGCTCTctgtgccgccgccgccatccACGACAGACTCCTGGATCGCGTCATCAAGGTGAACGTCAGCTCTGAACCCATTCGCCGCCGTTTGTATTTCTAACTGTTCGCTGCCACCGACGCCTTCATACGTCAAATACGGTTTTCGGTTTGGGCTTGAATTAGTGTTCATTTCGtcagagaaaacaaaataatttcatcaacagtgactcaacacacatttttcaccggactaaaaatAGACTTAAGTatgactaaatcagtatgcattttcgtcgactaatgaagacgagacgaaaatatACTGATTTGGTATCCATAATATGGATATTTGGATGTCAAAATGTCTGCTAAAATGAAGACTAGCGTGAATGACGGCACGGCTCGCGCCCGCCCGCAGGCCGCGGTAAGCTTCTTCGACACGACGCCGCTGGGTCACGTCCTCAACCGCTTCTCGTCGGACGTGTACAGCGTGGACGACAGCCTGCCCTTCGTCCTCAACATCCTGCTGGCCAACGTCTTCGCTCTGCTGGGCACGCTGGCGGTGATGAGCTTGGCGCTGCCCTGGTTGCTGCTGGCGCTGCCCCCTTTGGCGCTGCTCTACTGGCGCACGCAGTCCTACTACCGACACACCTCCCGCGAGCTCAAGCGGCTGTGCAGCGTCACGCTCTCGCCCGTCTACTCTCACTTCTCGGAGACGCTCGCCGGCCTCGCCACCATTCGGGCCAGTCTTAGCTGTGCCAGGTAagtgctggaaaaaaaaggtttgtgttgactcatctgctcccaaaaacatataaatacgttttatttaaaatgtttgtgtgtgtcccaaagacgtatttatacgtttttaatgtttttttttgttttttatgctggagcatacagaaggctttgatgcagcctctcgactgcacagaacggttgaagcaatggtggttgttacaaaaacggccagcacgtggcagcagagtataagagatcaaccgcggcccatgttgagaaaaaactgTTTCTCCCTCAGTTTTAAaccgatttgtgaataatgatgaaacttagctatattgtaatgctgattacaaatatacattttttttcctgatgaaagaagagactctaatctttcttatggtaggttccatgtttttatagccatagaacgaatgcaattatgctatctagtggcagaaaaattacccacgcaaatcaatatcacaccttttttcaaatagatttttgtacagtaccttcaataaattttatgaattattaagaaattactgtatcaatgaagtCCATATTTGGACATAAGGGGTGGGGTCAAAACAGGACATGTCAGGAGATGTCCTCAGCCACCGGAAGTAtgatatttctattagcttaacattcttttctacttttatgttaacaagaagaTAAAAactttgtgagttaactactgaagtcatgcaattaattgcgattaaaaattgtaatcagctGACACTCCTTAGAAAACGCTTGGAATCTGCATAGAGCGCGCTGGCACAATCGTGgtttcaaaatcattcaaatgacTGCTGATGATTATTGTGAGTCCAAATGAGCGGCAGTGGCGAGCCCAAAGTGGCGAGCCCAAAGTGGCGAGCCCAAAGTGGCGAGCCCAAAGCGCCGAGCCCAAAGCGCCGTCGCTGAGCCGTTTGGCGTTTTCGTGTGCTGTGGTCAGGTTTGAGGAGGAGAGCGTGCGGCGCTTGGACAAGAACCAGCGCTGCTCGTTCCTGAGCAGCGCCGCCGCGCAGTGGCTGGACATCCGCCTGCAGCTCGTCGGCGTCGCCGTGGTGACCggcctcgccgccgccgccgtcgtgcAGCACCACTTCCGCGTGGCCGACCCGGGTGAGCCGCCGCTACAAATAGCCCGCTTATCCTTTAGATTGACTTTGGGGTACTtgacgtgtgtgtatgtgatattgtcattatttttcatgtgcaattaataactcattcactgccattgacggctatcgcagtgaatgagttaaaggtattaattgtacatgaaaaataatgacaatatcACATAAATTGTAGCCAAAATATGATCTTCTTACTTCtgaaaatggcagtgaatgagttacaacCACATTTGGGTCCCGAAATGAAAGTAGTAAGTGAAACGAGGGCCCGCATTTCAGGCCTGGTGGGTTTGGCGCTGTCGTACGCGCTGACCGTCACCTCGCTGCTGTCGGGCCTCATCTCCGCCTTCACGCAGACGGAAATGCAGCTGGTGAGCGTGGAGCGAGCCCACCAATACTCCAGCCGGCTCCCGGCGGAACCTCAGCATCAGGACCCGCAGGTACGCGGGCGGGCCGTGCGGACCTGCGCTCGGAACCGGAAGCGCCTCAGCGCTGCTTTTGTGTTTTCAGCTTTCGCCGTCGTGGCCCCAATGCGGAAGCGTGGAGTTCCGCCACGTGGTCTTGGCGTACAGGGAAGGTCTTCCCAACGCCTTGGACGGCGTCAGCTTGGCGGTGCGAGCCGGCGAGAAAGTGGGCATTGTGGGCCGCACGGGTTCGGGCAAGTCGTCCTTGTTCGCGGCGCTCTTCCGCATGGCGGAGCTGAGCCGAGGCCAGATCGTCCTGGACGGACTGGACGTCGCCAGCGTGGGTCTGCGGCAGCTCAGGTCCGATCAACGTTCGCTCGTTCGCTCGTTCGCAAATCCGCACCCAAACTAGGGCTGTGCAAGTCACggaaattcattttcaatgattacactccacaaatatggaaatcagtcaacaattactgttgatatgctgaaatccaAATGGGAAAAATGGCTCTAAATGATTactggattattaaaatagttgattATCGATTACTTGACGATTAatggattcattttgacagctcgaGATCATCTGTGGACATGCCAATGTCTAGAGACCGAGGTCAAGGGTCACATGTCGTActttttccatccatttttttgcaGATTGCTTCCAAACTCTGTGGA of the Vanacampus margaritifer isolate UIUO_Vmar chromosome 7, RoL_Vmar_1.0, whole genome shotgun sequence genome contains:
- the abcc10 gene encoding ATP-binding cassette sub-family C member 10 isoform X1, which gives rise to MEGFGPTALLAEFCHTDQQRPFPLWQDGHVGMCFNQLVLGALPHTVMAALAAFYMGAARGNIVWASPPCGRMLRLLSSALVSVLFAAHVALAVAAQQPDMYPDALAGGFGALAWLVHVGAVAVLPQWTRGPLQLILSLLLCVPHLVVTFVIYLQRTPPVTASEPLQLARLVLAAGRSLAVPLYLAGAACPPPHAQEPALHVQDEDVAPLLTEDTGEMVAEDGSGCFSRLFYLWLTPLLRRGQRGELDRAARVYHLPCGLRTAVIRRHFHQSWATCRWGAAPDPWPRPIHDFGEELPELDGDVSLLRVLHVAFGGRYYTLGVLKLAVNMLRFCGPLLLSLLVGFMEDEEAPVSNGAWCCAALFVSALLCAVLQNIFAFQVCKVALSVRAALVSAIYGKALRVGGAGLARLALGEVVNLMSTDTDRVVNFFNSFHELWSLPFQLAIALYLLYVQVGVAFLGGLGVALLLVPFNKFLASRILSNNQDMLRYKDARVKLMTEILFGIRVIKFYGWEDHFARKVAESRRGELSHLRTVKYLDAMCVYTWAALPVLICILTFLTYVLLGHQLTAAKVFTTLALVGMLIVPLNAFPWVLNGILEAKVSLERIQRFFRLTNRNLQAHYALVWPEDNHTAVLLSRGTFSWQGPQGDIEAEDGAPCGRLLLLQNLNLNVRKGSLTVVVGKVGCGKSSLLAAITGELNRHSGVVYVADRDGGLGLAAQEPWIQHASVRDNILFGKSFDASFYQAVVEACALADDLAILPDGDRTEVGENGVTLSGGQKARLALARAVYMDKDVYLLDDPLAAVDAEVARHLMRKCILEQLAGKTRILCTHRVELAHVADTVVLMDNGTIVSTGSPAEILPLLEAEASQANKKHDSKEKEEDEEEEEQISPKQLRLEDGGGECLDSEKKEAGGLSWNVYHAYWAAMGGVLASAVLLSLLAMQASKNASDWWLSYWIGALKSNASAGSNRSCCRDVDSPRLLLYSGATLMSPLSPPPDPSSEVRFYLGVYGAIAGANSVFTALRAFLFAYGALCAAAAIHDRLLDRVIKAAVSFFDTTPLGHVLNRFSSDVYSVDDSLPFVLNILLANVFALLGTLAVMSLALPWLLLALPPLALLYWRTQSYYRHTSRELKRLCSVTLSPVYSHFSETLAGLATIRASLSCARFEEESVRRLDKNQRCSFLSSAAAQWLDIRLQLVGVAVVTGLAAAAVVQHHFRVADPGLVGLALSYALTVTSLLSGLISAFTQTEMQLVSVERAHQYSSRLPAEPQHQDPQLSPSWPQCGSVEFRHVVLAYREGLPNALDGVSLAVRAGEKVGIVGRTGSGKSSLFAALFRMAELSRGQIVLDGLDVASVGLRQLRSRLAIIPQDPFLFSGTIRENLDPCGQYRDQQLVEVLDQCHLSSAVAAMGGLDAELRDRGRTFSLGQRQLLCLSRALLTQAKVLCVDEATASVDRQTDKLLQKTIADRFRHHTVLTIAHRFAPVSKSWCIDLTGVRVCARIDTVMECERVLVMHAGKVADFDTPAALCQKEDSLFQRLLGRRGTTSTPTPTPGPL
- the abcc10 gene encoding ATP-binding cassette sub-family C member 10 isoform X3 encodes the protein MEGFGPTALLAEFCHTDQQRPFPLWQDGHVGMCFNQLVLGALPHTVMAALAAFYMGAARGNIVWASPPCGRMLRLLSSALVSVLFAAHVALAVAAQQPDMYPDALAGGFGALAWLVHVGAVAVLPQWTRGPLQLILSLLLCVPHLVVTFVIYLQRTPPVTASEPLQLARLVLAAGRSLAVPLYLAGAACPPPHAQEPALHVQDEDVAPLLTEDTGEMVAEDGSGCFSRLFYLWLTPLLRRGQRGELDRAARVYHLPCGLRTAVIRRHFHQSWATCRWGAAPDPWPRPIHDFGEELPELDGDVSLLRVLHVAFGGRYYTLGVLKLAVNMLRFCGPLLLSLLVGFMEDEEAPVSNGAWCCAALFVSALLCAVLQNIFAFQVCKVALSVRAALVSAIYGKALRVGGAGLARLALGEVVNLMSTDTDRVVNFFNSFHELWSLPFQLAIALYLLYVQVGVAFLGGLGVALLLVPFNKFLASRILSNNQDMLRYKDARVKLMTEILFGIRVIKFYGWEDHFARKVAESRRGELSHLRTVKYLDAMCVYTWAALPVLICILTFLTYVLLGHQLTAAKVFTTLALVGMLIVPLNAFPWVLNGILEAKVSLERIQRFFRLTNRNLQAHYALVWPEDNHTAVLLSRGTFSWQGPQGDIEAEDGAPCGRLLLLQNLNLNVRKGSLTVVVGKVGCGKSSLLAAITGELNRHSGVVYVADRDGGLGLAAQEPWIQHASVRDNILFGKSFDASFYQAVVEACALADDLAILPDGDRTEVGENGVTLSGGQKARLALARAVYMDKDVYLLDDPLAAVDAEVARHLMRKCILEQLAGKTRILCTHRVELAHVADTVVLMDNGTIVSTGSPAEILPLLEAEASQANKKHDSKEKEEDEEEEEQISPKQLRLEDGGGECLDSEKKEAGGLSWNVYHAYWAAMGGVLASAVLLSLLAMQASKNASDWWLSYWIGALKSNASAGSNRSCCRDVDSPRLLLYSGATLMSPLSPPPDPSSEVRFYLGVYGAIAGANSVFTALRAFLFAYGALCAAAAIHDRLLDRVIKAAVSFFDTTPLGHVLNRFSSDVYSVDDSLPFVLNILLANVFALLGTLAVMSLALPWLLLALPPLALLYWRTQSYYRHTSRELKRLCSVTLSPVYSHFSETLAGLATIRASLSCARFEEESVRRLDKNQRCSFLSSAAAQWLDIRLQLVGVAVVTGLAAAAVVQHHFRVADPGLVGLALSYALTVTSLLSGLISAFTQTEMQLVSVERAHQYSSRLPAEPQHQDPQLSPSWPQCGSVEFRHVVLAYREGLPNALDGVSLAVRAGEKVGIVGRTGSGKSSLFAALFRMAELSRGQIVLDGLDVASVGLRQLRSRLAIIPQDPFLFSGTIRENLDPCGQYRDQQLVEVLDQCHLSSAVAAMGGLDAELRDRGRTFSLGQRQLLCLSRALLTQAKVLCVDEATASVDRQTDKLLQKTIADRFRHHTVLTIAHRIDTVMECERVLVMHAGKVADFDTPAALCQKEDSLFQRLLGRRGTTSTPTPTPGPL
- the abcc10 gene encoding ATP-binding cassette sub-family C member 10 isoform X2 is translated as MEGFGPTALLAEFCHTDQQRPFPLWQDGHVGMCFNQLVLGALPHTVMAALAAFYMGAARGNIVWASPPCGRMLRLLSSALVSVLFAAHVALAVAAQQPDMYPDALAGGFGALAWLVHVGAVAVLPQWTRGPLQLILSLLLCVPHLVVTFVIYLQRTPPVTASEPLQLARLVLAAGRSLAVPLYLAGAACPPPHAQEPALHVQDEDVAPLLTEDTGEMVAEDGSGCFSRLFYLWLTPLLRRGQRGELDRAARVYHLPCGLRTAVIRRHFHQSWATCRWGAAPDPWPRPIHDFGEELPELDGDVSLLRVLHVAFGGRYYTLGVLKLAVNMLRFCGPLLLSLLVGFMEDEEAPVSNGAWCCAALFVSALLCAVLQNIFAFQVCKVALSVRAALVSAIYGKALRVGGAGLARLALGEVVNLMSTDTDRVVNFFNSFHELWSLPFQLAIALYLLYVQVGVAFLGGLGVALLLVPFNKFLASRILSNNQDMLRYKDARVKLMTEILFGIRVIKFYGWEDHFARKVAESRRGELSHLRTVKYLDAMCVYTWAALPVLICILTFLTYVLLGHQLTAAKVFTTLALVGMLIVPLNAFPWVLNGILEAKVSLERIQRFFRLTNRNLQAHYALVWPEDNHTAVLLSRGTFSWQGPQGDIEAEDGAPCGRLLLLQNLNLNVRKGSLTVVVGKVGCGKSSLLAAITGELNRHSGVVYVADRDGGLGLAAQEPWIQHASVRDNILFGKSFDASFYQAVVEACALADDLAILPDGDRTEVGENGVTLSGGQKARLALARAVYMDKDVYLLDDPLAAVDAEVARHLMRKCILEQLAGKTRILCTHRVELAHVADTVVLMDNGTIVSTGSPAEILPLLEAEASQANKKHDSKEKEDEEEEEQISPKQLRLEDGGGECLDSEKKEAGGLSWNVYHAYWAAMGGVLASAVLLSLLAMQASKNASDWWLSYWIGALKSNASAGSNRSCCRDVDSPRLLLYSGATLMSPLSPPPDPSSEVRFYLGVYGAIAGANSVFTALRAFLFAYGALCAAAAIHDRLLDRVIKAAVSFFDTTPLGHVLNRFSSDVYSVDDSLPFVLNILLANVFALLGTLAVMSLALPWLLLALPPLALLYWRTQSYYRHTSRELKRLCSVTLSPVYSHFSETLAGLATIRASLSCARFEEESVRRLDKNQRCSFLSSAAAQWLDIRLQLVGVAVVTGLAAAAVVQHHFRVADPGLVGLALSYALTVTSLLSGLISAFTQTEMQLVSVERAHQYSSRLPAEPQHQDPQLSPSWPQCGSVEFRHVVLAYREGLPNALDGVSLAVRAGEKVGIVGRTGSGKSSLFAALFRMAELSRGQIVLDGLDVASVGLRQLRSRLAIIPQDPFLFSGTIRENLDPCGQYRDQQLVEVLDQCHLSSAVAAMGGLDAELRDRGRTFSLGQRQLLCLSRALLTQAKVLCVDEATASVDRQTDKLLQKTIADRFRHHTVLTIAHRFAPVSKSWCIDLTGVRVCARIDTVMECERVLVMHAGKVADFDTPAALCQKEDSLFQRLLGRRGTTSTPTPTPGPL